A genome region from bacterium includes the following:
- a CDS encoding riboflavin synthase — protein MFTGIISEVGAVVRLRPGGVARLEINAPRTAVGLKTGGSVAVNGACLTAVEVSPGGFAAEAMAETLDKTNLGRLVPGSPVNLESPLRLGDALDGHLVLGHVDGRARLVERRSDGVLVLELADAALARFLVPKGSVALDGVSLTVIGTEGRLFTVGLIPHTGRATTLGALPPGWELNLEVDVLARYLEGLTRTPKGVDHDFLAEHGYL, from the coding sequence GGGTCGCGCGCCTGGAGATCAACGCCCCGCGCACCGCGGTCGGCCTGAAAACCGGCGGCTCGGTGGCGGTGAACGGGGCCTGCCTGACGGCGGTGGAGGTGTCCCCCGGCGGGTTTGCCGCCGAGGCGATGGCGGAGACCCTCGATAAAACCAACCTGGGGCGGCTCGTCCCCGGCTCCCCGGTGAACCTGGAATCCCCCTTGAGGCTGGGCGACGCCCTGGACGGGCACCTGGTGCTGGGGCACGTGGACGGCCGGGCGCGGCTGGTGGAGCGGAGGTCCGACGGGGTTTTGGTCCTTGAACTGGCGGACGCCGCCCTCGCCCGCTTCCTCGTCCCCAAGGGCTCCGTGGCCCTGGACGGGGTGAGCCTGACGGTCATCGGGACCGAGGGCCGGCTTTTCACCGTGGGCCTCATCCCGCACACGGGCCGGGCCACGACCCTGGGCGCCCTGCCGCCGGGCTGGGAGTTGAACCTGGAGGTGGACGTGCTGGCCCGCTACCTCGAGGGGCTGACCCGGACTCCGAAAGGGGTGGACCATGACTTCCTCGCCGAACACGGCTATCTGTAG